In a genomic window of Streptomyces sp. NBC_01231:
- a CDS encoding DUF1266 domain-containing protein codes for MSFGPPPAAFGPPAPPAWLPPTEIEESLFEAKSRGDWGAYFDTLARSRVYFEIRRDKADATPSETYAVFGHDPRVPGGRIWAVYTDGMLPAPEPHRVFDWNDLAWFAQVWKPTDPPMIVVNPGSPCEAFLPSAPPYSAAWAQHSERAGFPSFAPQVRTLRVGGPLQGTVARGLACGALLFVRDGFAWNAMAYHGSGYPAERKALREWWGVTSHEEWQAQQRALLALDGANPVWEFALRLRRTIARDFGGYVDTAYWRDTAAQVLRDRATGATVITPDGVTRTEPRPEAETEAHIKGVQHLIGRITRYEARFRAAGILAENRYVTSVDAWDLGRASGMARWGLGSRYCGLKEAEAAVIEAGLGAIRSYRSWQDFSSGYILGRCLHFDDEEFGEWYTDVLDAHRILMSESDSPWLTVPFQ; via the coding sequence ATGTCATTCGGTCCTCCGCCCGCCGCTTTCGGTCCTCCCGCGCCACCCGCCTGGCTCCCGCCGACAGAGATCGAGGAGTCACTGTTCGAGGCCAAATCGCGTGGCGACTGGGGCGCGTACTTCGACACGCTCGCGCGGAGTCGGGTGTACTTCGAGATACGGCGGGATAAGGCGGATGCCACGCCCAGTGAGACCTACGCCGTGTTCGGACACGACCCACGGGTCCCTGGAGGGCGGATCTGGGCGGTCTACACCGACGGGATGCTTCCCGCGCCGGAACCGCACCGCGTGTTCGACTGGAACGACCTCGCGTGGTTCGCGCAGGTCTGGAAACCTACCGATCCTCCGATGATCGTGGTCAATCCCGGTAGTCCGTGCGAGGCCTTTCTCCCTTCCGCGCCGCCGTACTCGGCGGCCTGGGCTCAGCACTCCGAGCGGGCGGGTTTCCCCTCCTTCGCACCACAGGTCCGGACACTCCGTGTGGGTGGTCCTCTCCAGGGGACCGTTGCCCGTGGACTGGCTTGTGGGGCCCTCCTCTTCGTCCGCGACGGATTCGCCTGGAACGCCATGGCTTACCACGGCTCCGGCTACCCCGCAGAACGCAAGGCCCTTCGGGAGTGGTGGGGTGTCACCAGCCACGAGGAGTGGCAGGCACAGCAGCGTGCCCTGCTGGCACTCGACGGAGCCAACCCGGTCTGGGAGTTCGCCCTGCGGCTCCGTCGCACCATCGCGCGTGACTTCGGCGGCTATGTCGACACCGCCTACTGGCGTGACACGGCCGCCCAAGTCCTGCGTGATCGCGCCACCGGCGCAACCGTCATCACCCCGGACGGTGTCACGAGGACCGAGCCCCGGCCGGAAGCGGAGACCGAGGCTCACATCAAAGGCGTGCAGCATCTCATCGGCAGGATCACCCGTTATGAGGCCCGTTTCCGCGCCGCCGGCATCCTCGCCGAGAACCGGTACGTCACCTCCGTGGACGCCTGGGATCTGGGACGGGCCTCGGGCATGGCCCGCTGGGGTCTCGGCTCCCGCTACTGCGGCTTGAAGGAAGCCGAAGCCGCGGTCATCGAAGCGGGGCTCGGCGCGATCCGCTCGTACCGGTCCTGGCAGGACTTCTCCTCCGGCTACATCCTGGGGCGATGTCTCCACTTCGACGACGAGGAGTTCGGGGAGTGGTACACGGACGTGCTCGACGCCCATCGCATCCTCATGTCCGAATCCGACAGCCCTTGGCTCACTGTCCCCTTCCAGTAG
- a CDS encoding ATP-binding protein has protein sequence MPISRCPVAPPHTADPTAPTPETLSYSLTLPAALASPSLARAATREVLKTHYLHDMLDPALQAVGELTATAAQFTETPTFYLSLRYRAATLRLIAYDSHPRHTQPHLATACDTRRRVALRVLACVCRACDGTWGFGEAHEPGGGTRMWATLPRAGATAYGRDRHTELKR, from the coding sequence ATGCCCATCTCCCGCTGCCCCGTGGCCCCGCCCCACACGGCCGACCCCACCGCACCCACCCCCGAAACCCTGTCCTACAGCCTCACGCTCCCCGCGGCCCTGGCCAGCCCCTCGCTCGCCCGAGCCGCCACCCGAGAGGTCCTGAAGACCCACTACCTGCACGACATGCTGGACCCGGCCCTACAGGCAGTAGGCGAACTCACCGCCACCGCAGCCCAGTTCACGGAGACCCCCACCTTCTACCTCTCCCTCCGCTACCGCGCCGCCACCCTCCGCCTGATCGCTTACGACAGTCACCCCCGCCACACCCAACCCCACCTCGCCACAGCCTGCGACACCCGCCGCCGAGTCGCCCTCCGCGTCCTGGCCTGCGTCTGCCGCGCCTGCGACGGCACATGGGGCTTCGGCGAGGCCCACGAACCGGGCGGCGGGACGAGGATGTGGGCGACACTGCCGAGGGCGGGAGCGACGGCGTACGGGAGGGACCGGCACACCGAGCTCAAGCGCTGA
- a CDS encoding MFS transporter: MPATTTASVSGKLLSSRSPLMGWLAVVSMMLGIFAIVTTEILPIGLLTSIGSSFAVSDGTAGLVMTMPGFLAALSAPLVTVATARFDRRLMLCVFTLLLALANFLAAAAPHYWLVLTSRIMVGITIGGFWSIGAGLAERLVPPASVGRATAVIFSAVPLGSVLGVPTGTLVGDLAGWRTAFTVMGVLTVGVLVMLLLFVPPLPPVQATRWGVLNGMLRSVSTRFALLLTFLVVLAHFGTYTYVTPFLEEVTHASGGLITTFLLLYGAAGILGNFLGGAWVARCPRTVFGLAAALISAVTLLLPALGRWEIGAVILLIVWGFAYGAVPVASQTWFSKAAPHAPEAASVLFTASFQATISIGALVGGVILDRTSPSVVMLLGGCTAVLTVLAVGVRCAERLVGPDCSERS; this comes from the coding sequence ATGCCGGCAACCACCACAGCTTCAGTCAGCGGCAAACTCTTATCCTCTCGGTCCCCACTGATGGGGTGGCTGGCCGTGGTCTCGATGATGCTGGGAATCTTCGCCATCGTCACCACAGAGATCCTGCCGATCGGTCTGCTGACCTCGATCGGATCCAGTTTCGCCGTCTCGGACGGGACGGCTGGACTGGTGATGACCATGCCGGGCTTTCTGGCGGCGCTCTCCGCTCCACTGGTCACCGTGGCCACGGCACGCTTCGACCGCCGACTGATGCTGTGCGTCTTCACGCTCCTGCTGGCGTTGGCGAACTTTCTTGCCGCCGCAGCACCCCACTACTGGCTCGTACTCACCTCCCGGATCATGGTTGGGATCACGATTGGCGGCTTCTGGTCGATCGGAGCCGGGTTGGCGGAACGACTGGTGCCGCCGGCCTCGGTCGGCAGGGCAACCGCGGTGATCTTCTCCGCCGTCCCGCTGGGATCCGTCCTCGGTGTGCCGACGGGGACCCTCGTCGGAGATCTCGCTGGATGGCGAACGGCCTTCACCGTCATGGGAGTTCTGACGGTCGGCGTACTGGTCATGCTGCTCTTGTTCGTCCCGCCGCTTCCTCCGGTTCAAGCCACACGGTGGGGCGTTCTCAACGGCATGCTCCGCAGCGTCAGCACTCGCTTCGCACTGCTGCTGACGTTCCTCGTTGTGCTGGCCCACTTCGGCACCTACACCTACGTGACACCGTTCCTGGAAGAGGTCACCCACGCCAGCGGTGGCCTGATCACTACATTCTTGCTGCTCTACGGTGCCGCCGGCATCCTCGGCAACTTCCTGGGCGGCGCATGGGTGGCCCGCTGTCCGCGGACCGTCTTCGGGCTCGCGGCCGCCCTGATCTCCGCGGTGACCCTCCTGCTTCCAGCGTTGGGCCGCTGGGAGATCGGCGCAGTGATACTGCTGATCGTGTGGGGCTTCGCGTACGGCGCCGTACCAGTCGCGTCACAGACTTGGTTCTCCAAGGCGGCACCGCATGCCCCGGAAGCGGCGTCGGTCCTGTTCACCGCTTCCTTTCAGGCGACGATCTCCATTGGCGCACTCGTGGGGGGAGTCATCCTGGACCGCACCTCCCCGTCCGTAGTCATGCTGCTAGGCGGTTGCACCGCGGTTCTCACGGTGTTGGCAGTAGGGGTGCGCTGTGCCGAGCGCCTCGTCGGGCCGGACTGCAGCGAGCGGTCCTGA
- a CDS encoding Nramp family divalent metal transporter, which yields MADTTDSKDNAATGAAATSTPRKSSWKYIGPGIVVAATGVGAGDLVATLIAGSNFGYTLLWAAIIGCLVKISLAEAAGRWHLSTGSTLFDGWASLGRWTTWFFVIYVVIWGFVYGAAAMSSSALPLQALFPDVMDLKSWAVLCGLVGLVFVWFNKYEVFEKVMTVLVGVMFVVTVYLAIRVTPNLADAFAGLLPVLPDEKDSILNTLGLIGGVGGTITLAAYGYWVNAKGWTNTGWMKVMRLDNRVAYATTGIFVVAMLFVGAELLHSANVAIASGDKGLIQLSDILEDKYGTATAKFFLIGFFATSFTSLIGVWHGVSLMFADFVARYRTDAAARAEKGTAGAGAGAGAGAGAGEGAASGEGATSGAGAGAGAGVDAGAASGEAIASGGREKSWPFRAYLLWLTFPPIILLFQGQPFRLIILYGVLGAAFLPFLAGTLMWLLNSSRTPREWRNGWLSNSMLAIAGLLFLILCVKQIWDQPWADFF from the coding sequence ATGGCGGACACCACAGACAGCAAGGACAACGCGGCCACAGGGGCGGCGGCCACCTCGACACCCCGGAAGTCCAGTTGGAAGTACATCGGCCCCGGAATCGTGGTCGCGGCGACCGGCGTCGGCGCCGGTGACCTCGTCGCCACGCTCATCGCGGGCAGCAACTTCGGCTACACCCTCCTGTGGGCCGCCATCATCGGCTGCCTGGTCAAGATCTCCCTCGCGGAGGCGGCGGGCCGCTGGCACCTGTCCACCGGCAGCACCCTCTTCGACGGCTGGGCGAGCCTGGGCCGCTGGACCACCTGGTTCTTCGTCATCTACGTCGTGATCTGGGGCTTCGTCTACGGCGCGGCCGCGATGTCGTCGAGCGCGCTACCCCTGCAGGCCCTGTTCCCCGACGTGATGGACCTCAAGTCGTGGGCCGTCCTGTGCGGTCTGGTCGGCCTGGTCTTCGTCTGGTTCAACAAGTACGAGGTCTTCGAGAAGGTCATGACCGTCCTGGTGGGCGTCATGTTCGTCGTCACGGTCTACCTGGCGATCAGGGTCACCCCGAACCTGGCCGACGCCTTCGCGGGCCTGCTCCCCGTCCTGCCCGACGAGAAGGACTCGATCCTCAACACCCTCGGCCTGATCGGCGGCGTCGGCGGCACGATCACGCTGGCCGCGTACGGCTACTGGGTCAACGCGAAGGGCTGGACCAACACCGGCTGGATGAAGGTCATGCGGCTGGACAACCGCGTCGCCTACGCCACGACGGGCATCTTCGTCGTGGCCATGCTCTTCGTGGGCGCGGAACTGCTCCACTCCGCGAACGTGGCGATCGCCAGCGGCGACAAGGGCCTGATCCAGCTGAGCGACATCCTGGAGGACAAGTACGGCACGGCGACGGCCAAGTTCTTCCTGATCGGCTTCTTCGCCACGTCCTTCACCTCCCTGATCGGCGTCTGGCACGGCGTGAGCCTGATGTTCGCGGACTTCGTGGCGCGGTACCGGACGGATGCGGCGGCGCGGGCGGAGAAGGGGACGGCGGGTGCGGGTGCGGGTGCCGGTGCCGGTGCGGGCGCGGGTGAGGGTGCGGCGTCCGGTGAGGGTGCGACATCGGGTGCGGGTGCGGGTGCGGGTGCGGGTGTGGATGCGGGCGCGGCATCGGGCGAGGCGATCGCGTCGGGCGGCCGGGAGAAGTCCTGGCCCTTCCGCGCGTACCTGCTCTGGCTGACCTTCCCCCCGATCATCCTGCTCTTCCAGGGCCAGCCGTTCCGCCTGATCATCCTCTACGGCGTCCTGGGCGCCGCGTTCCTCCCCTTCCTGGCCGGCACGCTGATGTGGCTCCTGAACTCCTCCCGCACCCCCCGCGAATGGCGCAACGGCTGGCTCAGCAACTCCATGCTGGCGATCGCGGGCCTGCTGTTCCTGATCCTGTGCGTGAAGCAGATCTGGGACCAGCCGTGGGCGGACTTCTTCTGA
- a CDS encoding M14 family metallopeptidase: MRLRVRGSGARSGRRRAAVAAVACIAALALAAPLSANADSAQKAAASADDIRQYEVHMRSDSTSRTALQRAGVTVDDADDHSVFVSGRADQATKLRQLGYEVTPMGAAPDRSNGEDDVRLLDFPSADSRYHNYAETNAEINTRLAAYPNIMSKRVIGKSYQGRDIVAIKISDNVATDEAEPEVLFTHHQHAREHLTVEMALYLLRELGAGYGSDSRITSMVNNREIWIVPDLNPDGGEYDIATGSYRSWRKNRQPNSGSSYVGTDLNRNWNYRWGCCGGSSGSTSSETYRGSSAESATEVKVVADFVRSRVVGGKQQITAGVDFHTYSELVLWPFGYTTADTATGMTADDRNAFATIGRKMAASNGYTPEQSSDLYITDGSIDDYLWGTHKIFSYTFEMYPSSSSGGGFYPPDEVIERETARNRDAVLQLLENADCMYRSIGKEAQYCA, encoded by the coding sequence ATGCGACTCCGTGTACGAGGCTCGGGCGCGCGCTCCGGCAGACGGCGCGCCGCCGTCGCCGCCGTCGCCTGCATCGCGGCGCTCGCCCTCGCGGCCCCGCTCTCCGCGAACGCCGACAGCGCACAGAAGGCTGCCGCGTCCGCCGACGACATCCGCCAGTACGAGGTGCACATGCGCTCGGACTCCACGTCCCGCACGGCGCTCCAGCGGGCCGGGGTGACGGTGGACGACGCCGACGACCACTCGGTGTTCGTCTCCGGCCGCGCGGACCAGGCCACCAAGCTGAGGCAACTCGGCTACGAGGTCACGCCGATGGGCGCGGCACCGGACCGGTCGAACGGCGAGGACGACGTACGGCTCCTCGACTTCCCCTCGGCCGACTCGCGCTACCACAACTACGCCGAGACGAACGCGGAGATCAACACGCGGCTCGCGGCGTACCCGAACATCATGAGCAAGCGCGTGATCGGGAAGTCGTACCAGGGCCGGGACATCGTCGCCATCAAGATCAGCGACAACGTGGCGACGGACGAGGCCGAACCCGAGGTGCTGTTCACGCACCACCAGCACGCCCGTGAGCATCTGACGGTGGAGATGGCGCTGTACCTGCTCCGCGAGCTGGGCGCCGGCTACGGCTCCGACTCCCGGATCACCAGCATGGTGAACAACCGTGAGATCTGGATCGTGCCCGACCTCAACCCGGACGGCGGCGAGTACGACATCGCGACCGGCTCCTACCGCTCATGGCGCAAGAACCGGCAGCCCAACAGCGGTTCCTCGTACGTCGGTACGGACCTCAACCGCAACTGGAACTACCGCTGGGGCTGCTGCGGCGGCTCCTCGGGATCGACGTCCTCGGAGACCTACCGGGGCAGTTCCGCCGAGTCCGCGACCGAGGTCAAGGTGGTCGCCGACTTCGTGCGGAGCCGGGTCGTCGGCGGCAAGCAGCAGATCACGGCGGGCGTCGACTTCCACACGTACAGCGAGTTGGTGCTGTGGCCCTTCGGGTACACCACCGCGGACACGGCCACGGGTATGACGGCGGACGACCGGAACGCCTTCGCCACGATCGGCCGGAAGATGGCCGCGAGCAACGGCTACACGCCCGAGCAGTCGAGCGACCTGTACATCACGGACGGGTCGATCGACGACTACCTCTGGGGTACGCACAAGATCTTCAGCTACACCTTCGAGATGTACCCGTCGTCCAGCTCCGGCGGTGGCTTCTATCCGCCCGACGAGGTCATCGAGCGGGAGACCGCGCGCAACCGGGACGCGGTGCTGCAACTGCTGGAGAACGCGGACTGCATGTACCGGTCCATCGGCAAGGAGGCGCAGTACTGCGCCTAG
- a CDS encoding helix-turn-helix transcriptional regulator produces MAARTSPTERQKRLGAEVRRMRTAAGMTGEYAAGLLGVDRGKISNIESGTRAISAERLRTLACNCDCDDDAYVDALVEMAQPGERGWWEKYRGSLPAGLLDIAELEHHAVRLRSVHLIHMPGLLQSSDHARAVFKAGLPPLPEHEVALRLAHRLERQRILEREDPTEYVGIVHEAALRMQFGGREVARAQLEYLFGTLEWPHVTLRVIPFDAGSFPGAGQTVVYMEGPVPQLDTVQIDSAHGPEFLDQEAQLSKYRAQLDWMERHALSPTESYTFIQDIATRL; encoded by the coding sequence ATGGCCGCGAGGACGTCTCCGACCGAGCGTCAGAAGAGGCTCGGCGCGGAGGTACGACGGATGCGCACCGCCGCCGGTATGACCGGGGAGTACGCAGCCGGACTCCTTGGCGTGGATCGGGGCAAGATCTCCAACATCGAGTCGGGCACGCGGGCCATCAGCGCCGAGCGGCTGCGCACCCTCGCCTGCAACTGCGACTGTGACGACGACGCTTACGTCGACGCTCTGGTCGAGATGGCCCAGCCGGGCGAGCGGGGCTGGTGGGAGAAGTACCGGGGCAGTCTTCCAGCCGGGCTGCTCGACATCGCCGAGTTGGAGCACCACGCTGTGCGGCTACGCAGCGTGCACCTGATCCATATGCCGGGCCTTCTGCAGTCCAGCGATCACGCCCGGGCTGTTTTCAAGGCCGGATTGCCGCCCTTGCCCGAGCACGAGGTCGCTCTGCGGCTCGCCCATCGTCTGGAGCGGCAGCGGATCCTGGAGCGCGAGGACCCCACCGAGTACGTCGGGATAGTCCACGAGGCGGCTCTGCGGATGCAGTTCGGCGGGCGCGAGGTGGCCCGGGCGCAACTGGAGTATCTGTTCGGCACGCTGGAGTGGCCGCACGTGACGCTGCGCGTCATCCCCTTCGACGCGGGTTCGTTCCCTGGCGCGGGACAGACCGTCGTCTATATGGAGGGGCCTGTGCCGCAGCTCGACACCGTGCAGATCGACAGCGCCCACGGCCCGGAATTCCTGGACCAGGAAGCCCAGTTGTCCAAGTACCGAGCCCAGCTCGACTGGATGGAGCGCCACGCTTTGTCGCCCACGGAGTCGTACACCTTCATCCAGGACATCGCCACCCGACTCTGA